The following is a genomic window from Hippoglossus stenolepis isolate QCI-W04-F060 chromosome 14, HSTE1.2, whole genome shotgun sequence.
ACGCCAACTTccctgaatgaatgaatctaaTGTTCCTGGATAATACCATCCCTGGATGAACACCCAATTTATTGTTGATTCAAATACATATACTAACATATTTcgatttaatttaaatatttcaacttgtcaaagagaaagtgagaaaatataggtataaaatgattattttaacgCTATCAGAAACATCACTGACATCTTGTTTCCGTCTCTTTTTGCTCTTCACCCTTCTAGGAAAAGCACTTTTTCCACAAAGTTAACGAACGTCTGTCAAAGCCGAACATCTTCATTCTCAACAACCGTTGGGACGCCTCAGCAAATGAACCGGAGTACATGGAGGATGTGAGTCAACCCTCTGTGTCCACctcatttcagaaacaaaaacattagattttttactaaatatgttttacatgtgtcaTCATTTTTAAGATTTCTTGTGTTTTAAAAGGAGTGAGTTGTTTTTAGAATTTGTTTGAACTGAAcacattaaatttaaatataaattttaatgaacttttatctgtgtttttttttttttatatatatgatttCATGAGGCTAAATTAGAAACACCAATGCAGCTCTAAGAATGTGGCTCTCTCTTGCTCCAGGTGAGGAAGCAGCACACAGACCGGTGTGTGAACTTCCTGGTGGAGGAGTTGAAGGTTGTGGACCGTGAGCAGGCACCCGACCgcattttctttgtctccgCCAAAGAGGTGCTCAACTCTCGCATGCAGCGTGCACAGGGCATGCCCGAATCAGgtgaggaaaacagagaggtgatgctgtgtgtgtggggcttgaatctttatgtttatatataatttataaacAGGATATGTAGTTTATATGAAATTTGGATGCAGGTTTTTCTGCTGTCATCCACATTCTGTcaaatttatgtaaaaaaaataattctggtattttttattttttttttaatcagtgtaATGGATAGAAAATGGCACACGCTTTTGAATTACAAcagataatgataatgaaacaGTAATTACAGTAATAAAAAATGAGCCAAAAGCAATTAGAAATGTGTATTATACGTATATTTTGTAGTTTGCAGTGATGGCAAGAACTTAcatattcatttcattcaacaGGTGGCGCCCTGGCTGAGGGCTTCCAGGAGAGACTGAAGGAGTTCCAGTGCTTTGAGAGGAGGTTTGAGGTGTGTTTGAATCCCAAAGGAGACAGAGCTGGAAGAAAATTACACAATAATTTGTTAATTGTAAATGTATTAGGTTTGATCAAAACACTGATACTGTTAATATGGTACCAGAAAGACGTCTCAGCGGGTTCAAGCCTGAGGTGTGAAGTCGAGTCAAAAACAGCAGGTTGCACAACTAACCAGGCTCAGCTGAAAGAAGTTTACTCAGGTTGATGCCTGGTCAATGCTGGTTAGAGTGAGTTACTacaggacagaggagaggaggtttttttcattcattcagtccagGCTCTGTTCTGTTTGAGGTTATTGTGCATTAGCTACAGGAGTTAGTCTCCTAACAGTGACCACTTACCTGACCAGTCAACCGCTGGCACATTAACTACTCGTGAGGTTTCACCATTCACCGCACAGTTTCAGGCCGGCCGCCCCCAGAGGCCATGTAGACCAGTCACTGTGCCTTATCCATCAACCTGCGTCTTCATTGCTGAAGTCTAGATTCACTTCGGCGAGAcatccatttgtttttgttccattttgATTTAGTTCTGTCTGAACTGTACCAcctgttgattttctttgtgtttctgtgttttgttgcttttaacTTGGAGAAACTGAATTTGTCCCTACGACATTTGAGTTAAGACCTTAAATGATCATTGACTTTAGTGGCTTCTGTTTTTAAAGAGCAAAAAAGTGAATCATAACCATGACAGACAGCTGATCATATGGATCATGAGTGGAGTAATGTGGGGAAAGGAAATTATTATAACATTGTAGTTGTTAGTTTATTTATGGTTTTTTAAAGgccatttaaattaaaaaaaacaccttttgaaATCAATTTTTCATAGAACAACAATCTTCAAGATCCCTAAACCATGATAAAATTCATCCCACAGCGATGCAATATTCTTATGTATATagttttttctgtcatttacttTCTtggttgtattgtttttatatgtttttgatTTTTGCTGTGGCTCCACCAACACATTACTGTGACCTTAAAAACAGATTGTGGGCTGTGGGACTCAAGGCGCACACCCTGCTGCTCTCATTTTCCCTCCTGAGTTTCCTTTTCGTTTCTTCTCCTGAGTTAAAAGTAGCAGGTGTCTGTCTTGTCCTGTTCGTCCCCGGTGGCGTGTGAATGCACGCACCCGGTCCAGCCGCAGCCCCTGTAACTGTCACAGTAACTTGTGTGTTATGGCCTGGCAGGAGTGTATCTCGCagtcagcagtgaaaacaaagtttGAGCAGCACACTATCAGGGCCAAGCAGATCACAGAAAAAGTCCAGAGCATCATGGACGACATCAACATCGAGGCAGCGGAGAAAAGGTGAGTATCCCCCccatttacatttctttatatttttgtagTTGGGCCTGTGTTGTTAGAGATGAATTGCTAATTCTAATCTGATTTCAATGATAATGTCAAACTGATATTGTCTTCTCTTGTCAATGCCATGAAGGGCTTGTTGAGGTAAACTATGAATCTGGGGTAGAAATATGGATTCAACAAAATGTTGGTCACTACTATGGATTTAACTTTCTGTGGTAAATTAAGATGCTATAGGATAAATTTCAGATACTCAATTCTATAACTGTCAGTGGATTTCTCTCAAATGCTTCTTTCTACTGTGGTCCATGTGTATCTTTACCTTACTGTGTTTCGGTTTTTTTGCTAAATTGTTCAGCTGCTGGTTTGtatttgtgacatttcttccTGTTGGTGGGGCGGGGCTTCAGGGTGGCGGCACTGGAGGACCGAGAGGATCAGATAGACCGACTGGAGTTTGTCAAGAATCAACTCAACCTGCTGATTTCTGACATCAAGACAAAGATTAAAGCCATAAGTGAAGAAGTCGAAACCAAGGTAACGTAGGTGACAACTGGTTTGAGAGTCTCTAACCCTCTGACCTGCACATAATGTCACTACTGTGTTTGAACTTGTGGCTCTAGAGTTGTGCAGCCTTTTATAAAGCCTTTTTTTCCACATCACCACTAGAATGTGATCGCACAGCACAatgttgttacacacacagtAGATGTTCTATCAGAAACGACCAGTCTGTGGTGTATCTTTAGCTTGTTTGAGCTCTTAAGTGCTGCTAGCGATACTTATAACAGGACTCAGAGGGCCTGGCTGCTCCTGTGCTGTGGGAGACTCATGACTCTGACTGTGGTTTATCCAGGTGTCCAGCGCAATGGGGGAGGAAATCTGCCGTCTCCATGTAATCATAGATGAGTTCCACTCCGACttccacccctcacctcataTCCTCAAAATCTACAAGTCTGTAAGTAGCCGCTGGTTAATTTGTCACCTTTCCTGGGTAAATTgacatcctctgctctgtctctctcattgACTGTATTCCATGTGACCTCTGATCCCTGTTGCTGTTGACAGGAGCTGCTGGCTCATGTGGAGGAGGGGATGGGCAAGAACCTGGCCTACCGCTGCTCCGACGCCGTGGATGCATCTGTCCAGTTTTCTCAGAGATACATGATGGGTAATTTAACTGTGACAAAATCACGAGTCCACCTTTGAGTCAAATTGTCAGTGAACAAATAGTTCAATTCGCGCTCATACGTCTGAGGTAAGCCATTAGTCTCAGTGCTTCTGTGCCACTAGAAGGGAATTATCTTTGCTGAATGGACAGATGGGTTAAATCGAGCTGACACgaagctgctgtgttcctcatatgtgaaaggcaaactctggaaagtGTCCAGGCCTTTCCGGAGTGcatatctgaaaatggctcaagCTTCCAGTAGAGGGTCTGCAGTGGTGTGGGAAATATCTGGTTCTTGTTTGCACTGAGTCATTCCCCTCTTCATGATCCAAGTGAATTGAACAGAAACCACCAGTAGAGGATTTTAGCTTCCTCCTGCTTAAAAATACTGGTTCAAAGATAAACTGCAGAAGGCAAATATCTGATCAACAAACTGAGTTGTTTGTTATCAGGAATGAATCTTTCCTCAAAACCTTGCAGTTTCACACCCAGCTAAGacataaatcatattttcataGAAAATGATTGCAGTCGCTCACACTCTGTTGTTAAACTTAGCCAGAACCCTTTGGTCTCTCGGGCTATGATCTGTAACACCCTGCTCACTGTTATATTTACCCTCCTCACTGAATGCCATCATCCCAGACCCCATCCTGCTACAAATGCGTCACTGTGACAGTGATGTTGAAAAGGTGTTAATGTGCCCTCTGATGAAAAGGCttcagctgctgttgtgaaatTGTGGtgtgatatttttttgttgtttgatcCCTAATGAGAGATGAAGAACAGCAGAGACCACAATGATAATGTTGTGATattgtttctgtcactgtgtgttgttaCTTGTGTATCATTACACgtttaaaatacaaactaagCTACAGATGTTCCAGTGATTCCTGTTTGTGTaattctctttctcctctctccagagAGCATGCTCCCTCTGCTCCCCTCTACGGCCCAGAGCCAAATCAACATGCTGGTACCAAGCAGGAAGTTTGACCTAAGTTACGACCTCAACTGCGCCACACTCTGCAGCGACTTCCAGGAGAACATTGAGTTTCAGTTTACGTTGGGCTGGACAGCGTTGGTCCACCGCTTCCTGGGATCTGTCAATGCACAGAAAGCCCTCAGACTGGTGGATCAGAACCTCCAGGTACGGAGCGTAACTTCGGAATAGAGTTGGTTACTTGTGCTTCGAGGGTGAGGAAGAATTGAACTTCCTGGTGATTGATGTAGCCCGTTTGACTCCAAACACACTACACAGAAGATGTGTCAGATTTCTAAACTCAGCATCTTATCCCTCAGGGCTCTCGACCAGTGCTGCCTGTGGCCCTTACTCCTTCCTCAGGACCGCCCTCCATAGTATCGCAAGCAAACCACGAGACAGCCCTGATGACCCAGGAGGACCTGATGGTAGCCGTGGCAACAAATGTGGCCTCCCTCACCTCCCGCACTTCAATGAGCGTTATCATTGTTGGAGGAGTGGTATGTGGTTTCCTCAGTTGTTTTGTACTTGGCGGACGCAAACACTTGACATTGAAAACCATCCATGTTAATCCACGTGCTTTAACCTGTGAGTGCGAActcagcctctgtctgtctgttttcccTAAGGTGTGGAGAACAGTTGGCTGGAAGCTGATTGCCCTCTCGACCTCGCTGTACGGCTTGTTGTACCTGTACGAGAGACTCACCTGGACGACAAAGGCAAAGGAGCGCACGCTGAAGCGCCAATTTGTGGACTATGCttcagagaagctgcagcttaTTGTCAGCTTCACTAGTAGCAGCTGCAGCCACCAGGTCCAACAGTAAGTCCTGATGCCGCATCTGCAGTTCATTTAGGCAGTCCTGTATTTAATAAGTAAAATGATACCACTGGTCCAATTTCAGATAATTTTCTGACAATTCTTTCAGTTTATTAATTCTTcatcacaaaaatgttttaggTTACGTTGCAAATGCTAATTTCTATGAACCTTTCCTCAATTTCCTGGTTTATAAGCTACTGACAAAGCCTGACTCCGCACAGCCATGTCCCCACCCAGCCGTCCCCTCTGTTGTGGGGCTAAATAAATAACCAGTGCGACACTGTGCCCTCTTTGTTGCCAGGGAGATGACTACGACCTTTGCTCGGCTCTGTCAGCAGGTGGCCCAGACGCAAaaagagctggagggagaaaTCCGCCAACTGACAGTCACGATAGATCAGCTGGAGACCGTCCAGAGCCACTCGAAGAGCCTGCGGTTTGTGCAGCTCCTTCTCTTCTTGGGGGGAAGTAGTGGAGAGAGAGTGGATGACTGTCTGGTAAACAGGAACAAATTGAGTTGAGGAGAAAATTGATGTACTAGATATGAATGATTTTactacaataaaacaaaattctcCACTCGGTCATACTAACCCGATCTGCCTCAGTAGGTGGAGTTTCTTCCAAAGCTTATTTATTATTCTCTAGTACGTAGAGTCCAGCAGAACTCCGCCCGACTTCCTCCTGACTGGATGACCAACAGCTATCAAAGAAAGAGCCGTTCTGAAAATGTGAAactaacaaaaataaataaaacaaactgcatgATTTACttgacatgtgtttgtttcctctgcagacacaaagCCACAGACCTGGAGAGGCAGCTGGAGGTGTTCACGAACCAGTACCTGCATCTTCCGCAGTGAAGATGCTCCTCTTCATCGGCCCACACTTGGTTTCAAGATGAGCCAGTCATTCCTCAGTCAGGCACCACCTCACCGCCCCTGGCCCTCCCCCATCAGCCCCACTACACCAGTTACCCTCTGGGCAGTGGTGCTGAaaagtttgattgattcatCGTTTagtcaacagaaaataaatctagTGGCTATTTTCATAATCAGTGAAATATTAATCATTCATCGGGCAACAGTTTTTCAAAAGTCAAGACATGgccctttttttgtttaatttataaaattTTATGTTCATTCAAATCAGAGTTTTTTAAAGACTAATCgattaatgaaaaaaatgatttatagaCAATGAAAGTGATCTGTGGTTCCTCTCTTAGCGGAGGGAGAAGGGTGAGGGCGCAGTCACGACAGTATTTTTCCCTCATCCTCCGCCTGCCAGGTGCTTCAGGTGCTGGagaaatgtaaaacaaaccTGATGTGCACGTTGACGCTCCACAAAGACGCGATAGAATCTCTGTCTGCTTGAAAATACAGATCAGGTGCTATATTTTGACACTAACGTGCTTCTAACTGTGAATATGCCTTTTTTTTACCTTAGTGGGGCAAATGAAGTCTGTGTCAAATTGTACATTGTTTCTGTTCAGGCACATGATCTACTGTATCGtagcaagaaaaataaatatatttaataaagaaagagaacagattttTCTGAATCAGAAGGGAAAAGTACAAATCCTGGTCAAGTAAATTCAAAGCATGTCTTTAAAATGCTGTTGGTTCATGTTCTATTTTCTATCAAActaaaatgtacagtaaaaaaaagctttggAAAAAGTCATTTTATAAGATcctattttatttatatccaTCGGGCTTGTAGTGACGATTACACAAGTCAACAGTTTGTAAAAattgttctctttttttcttcaatgtgtTGAAATATCTCCACATTTACCAAACTGTATTAAATCTgccaaaatgtaaaagaaaagatgttttgtgttgatttgaaCAACTTTCAAAGCTGTGTTAAACAAaccaagagtttttttttttaccacgtTTGGAGCATTTCTTTGACAAATGAgtccctgttttgtttgtttggagcATGAACACAGACAAATCTGCAGCCGCCCAAAATCATATTTCTCAATGGGTTTCACTGTTCCACTGATGAGTTGGTGGCAGGAACGAAtcaaaaagacagaggaggaagaggactgATGGCGATTAAACATTGATCCAAACAATGCACAAtttaaaatagaagaaaataggATTTTGCTGCAAATTGGCTAAAACGGGGGATCTGGGCAGTTGTCTGTCAGTACTTCACCTGCCAACCGGCACCACCTACTGGAAGGTAGGATGTTATGTCAATGTTGCCACCTACAGGCAAAGAGAGTAATGACTGCTTCGACTTCAAAACGTGTGTCATCTGTAGGCAGCATTTTTCCAATTTTCAAAAAGCCTCAATTGCCACCACCTATGAGTTCTATTTTCacttgttagcaggattatgcaaaaactactgaactgatttccaccacAGGGGCCCGGGCCTGAGAAGTACCTGTTTAATACTGGTGCAGATGCTGATTAagaggcggatccaggatttgtttccccactttaacattgcaaaacaaatttaattttttcaCAGAATAATGTATAGGACTCATTTTTGACTATTTAGGACtgagttttatgacaaataattTAGATTATCAGATCACTtcctttttcatatttctactATGAGACCTGGACAATCGTGTAGGATCCCTCGGCCCTGATTGAGTTATGCACCGAgtgtacattttttacattttacacttgTTCTAATGTGGTCTATAAAATGGTCCATCGCtgtttttttggtttaaaaacacaaatgatttattttttgtttttctagaCTTAAATGACAGAATCATCAGTGTCAAAATGAACCTGTGTTAACAATAAAAGTAGCTGCTTGTCCAGAACTATTCTGCCAAGTAGCAACAGATAAGTAAATAAGTGGACTGTGTGTATAGTGTAAATTCCATCCTCAAAAGCTTCTTGTTCTTGAATGAAATGTCTCCGATGTAAATGTTTCACCACTTCCTACATTTATATAAAGAGACCCAGCCAGGATTTGTACTCTTggttaaaagcttttttttattggttacAATAACTCATGGCAACATATCAGTATAACCAAGCcactgtacaaatacaaaaaaaaggtcTGGTGTGAAAAAGACTATAAAAATTATTCCATAACAAGTGATTATAATTTCACACAATAGCACTGTAAGAGAAGTATCATGGCACCAAGTCCCTGGTCTTTACTGgcttaaaacatgaaacaataaattaaaagaaaatcaaaaaaagaaaaagtcagaacAGTGGGTTGTAGAGTCAAAGGGCAGTGCATTATTTTGGTGATGGTGCTGTGGTTATGTGGTGCAACCGATTCAAGTGGTGAGGTGtccaaagattttttttcctacaaTATTGACAATTTATGCAGTAAAACtcaaaactatatatttttttcatattcagcTGTTAAATCTGAGGATAATGTAAATAGTCTTTAAAAATACTGCCTGAACCTGTGCAGCAAAGACAACTTCACATCTCATCTTTCACGTTAAACGTTGGCACTGTGGGCGACTCGCTAAAAATCACCTAAAACACTACAGCCAGACACGCTTTAAAGTTACGAGGATTAAAACAAGTCACAGATTCAGGTTGTGGTGCTTCAGACCTTAAATGCATTGAAGTGTTGACACATGTTGCAACGTCAGACAGCTCCGGATCAGTGGAGGAGTGATGGGTCTGAACCAGGTCAATACAACACTCGTGTGATAATAAATGAAGCCAAGCACctcttttttaatgaatgagtCTACTGCACTGCTTAAGATGAGTGAACTGCACAGGCACAAAGTGTTATCTTACTATCCCAGGTTCCAGCTGCTAATACtgctgaaatacacacacacacacacacacacacagcgaggaCATGGCTGAACATCACTGTCCGTATGCAGACGATCCCCTTGTTTACCTGGTAAGGGCTatggtgattttttttgtgaagttcACAGTTAATGACGGAATCTGAAAGTAAAACTACAGAGACTTTAGAGGAATAGTTGAACACAATGGGAGATTCACTTTCTGGCATTGATGAGAGGTGAGTAATGTTTTCCTGTAAACCACGCTACTGACCAGCTTAGCTCAGTTTAGCACAAAGACTAGATAGTCTAAGCTAATTTTGCTCTTAAAAGTGCCTACTAGCTCCCGAATTCACTAATCGTTAGCATAAACAACTTTCGTGAGTAAaaaaatttagatttatttttgggattataataataatctgggGTGCTTTTTCTGCCAATAAAAAGTGAAGCTAAACTGGCGTGAAGAAACAAATAtgaacag
Proteins encoded in this region:
- the mfn1b gene encoding mitofusin-1b — its product is MAAAPPLRRTDSARGEFSPLKHFVVAKKKISDVFQQLLDYVKETSDFVEETCGNKALENIASEDQKLEIQAYADKLAIIKEVLARRHMKVAFFGRTSNGKSTVVNAMLRDRVLPSGIGHTTNCFLSVEGTDEDKAYLKTEGSDEEKSIKTVNQLAHALHMDESLDAGCLVRVFWPKTKCALLRDDLVLVDSPGTDVTTQLDSWIDKFCLDADVFVLVANSESTLMNTEKHFFHKVNERLSKPNIFILNNRWDASANEPEYMEDVRKQHTDRCVNFLVEELKVVDREQAPDRIFFVSAKEVLNSRMQRAQGMPESGGALAEGFQERLKEFQCFERRFEECISQSAVKTKFEQHTIRAKQITEKVQSIMDDINIEAAEKRVAALEDREDQIDRLEFVKNQLNLLISDIKTKIKAISEEVETKVSSAMGEEICRLHVIIDEFHSDFHPSPHILKIYKSELLAHVEEGMGKNLAYRCSDAVDASVQFSQRYMMESMLPLLPSTAQSQINMLVPSRKFDLSYDLNCATLCSDFQENIEFQFTLGWTALVHRFLGSVNAQKALRLVDQNLQGSRPVLPVALTPSSGPPSIVSQANHETALMTQEDLMVAVATNVASLTSRTSMSVIIVGGVVWRTVGWKLIALSTSLYGLLYLYERLTWTTKAKERTLKRQFVDYASEKLQLIVSFTSSSCSHQVQQEMTTTFARLCQQVAQTQKELEGEIRQLTVTIDQLETVQSHSKSLRHKATDLERQLEVFTNQYLHLPQ